Proteins encoded by one window of Enterobacter hormaechei subsp. xiangfangensis:
- the rhlE gene encoding ATP-dependent RNA helicase RhlE, which translates to MSFDSLGLNPEILRAIAEQGYVEPTPIQQQAIPAVLQGRDLMASAQTGTGKTAGFTLPLLELLVKNQPHAKGRRPVRALILTPTRELAAQIGENVREYSRYLNIRSLVVFGGVSINPQMMKLRGGVDVLVATPGRLLDLEHQNAVKLDNIEILVLDEADRMLDMGFIHDIRRVLAKLPTRRQNLLFSATFSDEIKALAEKLLHNPLEVEVARRNTASEQVTQHVHFVDKKRKRELLSQMIGQGNWQQVLVFTRTKHGANHLAEQLNKDGIRSAAIHGNKSQGARTRALADFKSGDIRVLVATDIAARGLDIEELPHVVNYELPNVPEDYVHRIGRTGRAAATGEALSLVCVDEHKLLRDIERLLKKEIPRIETPGYEVDPSIKAEPIQNGRQGGGRGQGGGGRGQQPRRSEGGAPKSSGKPPRRNNDSKPAGENPWRSGEGKPAGEGQRRRRPRKPANPQ; encoded by the coding sequence ATGTCTTTTGATTCCCTTGGTCTGAACCCGGAAATTCTGCGCGCCATCGCAGAGCAGGGCTACGTTGAGCCAACCCCTATCCAGCAGCAGGCCATACCGGCCGTTTTGCAGGGCCGTGACCTGATGGCAAGCGCGCAGACCGGTACCGGTAAGACCGCGGGCTTTACCCTGCCGCTGCTGGAGCTGTTGGTAAAAAACCAGCCGCACGCCAAAGGCCGTCGTCCGGTGCGTGCGCTGATCCTCACCCCAACCCGCGAGCTGGCGGCCCAGATTGGCGAGAACGTGCGTGAATACAGCCGCTACCTCAACATTCGTTCGCTGGTGGTTTTCGGCGGGGTAAGCATTAACCCGCAGATGATGAAGCTGCGCGGCGGCGTGGACGTGCTGGTGGCAACGCCGGGGCGTCTGCTGGATCTGGAACACCAGAACGCGGTGAAGCTCGATAACATCGAAATCCTGGTGCTGGACGAAGCCGACCGTATGCTGGACATGGGCTTCATCCACGACATTCGCCGCGTGCTGGCGAAGCTGCCGACGCGTCGTCAGAACCTGCTCTTCTCCGCGACCTTCTCCGACGAGATCAAGGCGCTGGCGGAAAAGCTGCTGCATAACCCGCTGGAAGTGGAAGTCGCGCGCCGCAACACCGCCTCCGAGCAGGTGACGCAGCACGTTCACTTTGTGGATAAGAAGCGCAAGCGGGAACTGCTCTCCCAGATGATCGGACAGGGCAACTGGCAGCAGGTGCTGGTCTTTACCCGCACCAAGCACGGCGCCAACCACCTGGCGGAACAGCTGAATAAAGACGGCATCCGCAGCGCGGCGATCCACGGCAACAAGAGCCAGGGCGCGCGTACCCGCGCGCTGGCGGACTTTAAATCTGGCGACATTCGCGTGCTGGTGGCAACCGACATCGCCGCACGCGGTCTGGATATCGAAGAGCTGCCGCACGTGGTGAACTACGAGCTGCCAAACGTGCCGGAAGATTACGTTCACCGTATCGGCCGTACCGGCCGTGCGGCGGCCACCGGTGAAGCGCTCTCTCTGGTTTGCGTGGACGAGCACAAGCTGCTGCGTGACATCGAACGCCTGCTGAAGAAAGAGATCCCGCGCATTGAAACCCCGGGCTATGAAGTGGACCCGTCGATCAAAGCCGAGCCAATTCAGAACGGTCGTCAGGGTGGCGGACGCGGTCAGGGCGGCGGTGGTCGCGGTCAGCAGCCGCGTCGTTCAGAAGGTGGCGCGCCGAAATCTTCGGGCAAACCGCCGCGTCGTAATAACGACAGCAAACCAGCCGGTGAAAACCCGTGGCGTAGCGGCGAAGGGAAACCGGCAGGCGAGGGGCAGCGCCGACGCCGCCCGCGTAAACCTGCTAACCCGCAGTAA
- the dinG gene encoding ATP-dependent DNA helicase DinG: MALTAALKAQIGAWYKALQQQIPDFIPRAPQRQMIADVAKTLAGDDGRHLAIEAPTGVGKTLSYLIPGIAIAREEDKTLVVSTANVALQDQIFSKDLPLLRKIIPDLRFTAAFGRGRYVCPRNLAALASSEPAQQDLLAFLDDELTPNNKAEQEQCAKLKADLDSYRWDGLRDHTSQAIGDDLWRRLSTDKASCLNRNCHYYRECPFFVARREIQEAEVVVANHALVMAALESEAVLPEPKNLLLVLDEGHHLPDVARDALEMSAEITAPWFRLQLDLFCKLVATCMEQFRPKTTPPLAVPERLSEHCEEVYGLIASLNNILNLYLPATQEAEHRFAMGELPQEVMEICQQLAKHLEKLRGLAEMFLNDLSEKTGTHDVVRLHRILLQMNRALGMFEAQSKLWRLASMAQASGAPVTKWATREVRDGQVHLFFHCVGIRVADQLEKLIWRSVPHVVVTSATLRSLNSFSRLQEMSGLKEKAGDRFVALDSPFNHCEQGKLVIPRMNYEPLIDNEEQHIAEMAAYFREQVESKKYPGMLVLFASGRAMQRFLEHVTDLRLLLLVQGDQPRYRLVETHRKRIDNGERSVLVGLQSFAEGLDLKGDYLTQVHIHKIAFPPIDSPVVITEGEWLKSLNRYPFEVQSLPAASFNLIQQVGRLIRSHGCWGEVVIYDKRLLTKNYGQRLLNALPIFPIEQPEVPEVKKRPAKPSAGRTKSIRAKRRGPTGK, from the coding sequence ATGGCTTTAACCGCTGCGCTGAAAGCGCAAATAGGCGCCTGGTATAAGGCGCTACAGCAGCAGATCCCCGATTTTATCCCCCGAGCGCCGCAGCGGCAGATGATTGCCGACGTGGCAAAAACGCTCGCCGGGGACGACGGGCGACATCTGGCGATTGAAGCCCCGACCGGCGTCGGGAAAACCCTGTCGTATCTCATTCCCGGCATCGCCATCGCGCGGGAGGAGGACAAAACGCTGGTGGTCAGCACCGCCAACGTGGCCTTGCAGGATCAGATCTTCAGCAAAGATTTGCCGCTGCTGCGCAAAATTATCCCCGATTTACGCTTCACCGCCGCCTTTGGTCGCGGGCGCTACGTCTGCCCGCGCAATCTGGCGGCGCTGGCCAGCAGTGAACCCGCCCAGCAGGATCTGCTCGCGTTTCTTGATGACGAGCTGACGCCAAACAACAAGGCGGAGCAGGAGCAGTGCGCAAAGCTGAAGGCCGATCTCGACAGCTACAGGTGGGACGGCCTGCGGGATCACACCAGCCAGGCGATCGGCGACGACCTGTGGCGCAGGCTCAGCACCGATAAAGCGAGCTGCCTGAACCGCAACTGTCACTACTACCGCGAATGCCCTTTCTTTGTTGCCCGGCGTGAGATTCAGGAAGCGGAGGTGGTTGTCGCCAACCATGCGCTGGTGATGGCCGCACTGGAGAGTGAAGCGGTCCTGCCGGAGCCCAAAAACCTGCTGCTGGTGCTCGATGAAGGTCATCATCTGCCCGACGTGGCGCGGGATGCGCTGGAGATGAGCGCGGAAATTACCGCCCCGTGGTTTCGCCTGCAACTGGATCTGTTCTGTAAGCTGGTGGCAACCTGCATGGAGCAGTTCCGCCCGAAAACCACGCCGCCGCTGGCGGTTCCGGAGCGGTTGAGCGAGCACTGTGAAGAGGTGTACGGCCTCATCGCCTCGCTGAATAACATTCTTAACCTGTATCTCCCCGCCACCCAGGAGGCGGAACACCGCTTTGCGATGGGGGAGTTGCCGCAGGAAGTGATGGAAATTTGTCAGCAGCTGGCGAAGCACCTTGAAAAGCTGCGCGGGCTGGCGGAGATGTTCTTAAATGATCTCAGCGAGAAAACCGGTACCCATGACGTGGTGCGTTTGCACCGCATTCTGCTGCAAATGAACCGCGCGCTGGGCATGTTTGAGGCGCAGAGCAAACTCTGGCGGCTGGCCTCAATGGCGCAGGCGTCCGGCGCGCCGGTGACAAAGTGGGCCACCCGCGAAGTGCGAGACGGGCAGGTACATCTTTTCTTCCACTGCGTGGGCATCCGCGTGGCCGATCAGCTGGAAAAGCTGATCTGGCGCAGCGTGCCGCACGTGGTAGTGACATCGGCGACCCTGCGTTCACTGAACAGCTTCTCAAGGTTGCAGGAAATGAGCGGCCTGAAAGAGAAAGCGGGGGACCGTTTTGTGGCCCTGGACTCGCCGTTCAACCACTGTGAGCAGGGCAAGCTGGTGATCCCGCGCATGAACTATGAGCCGCTTATCGATAACGAAGAGCAGCATATTGCGGAAATGGCGGCCTACTTCCGCGAGCAGGTTGAGAGTAAAAAATACCCCGGTATGCTGGTGCTGTTTGCCAGCGGCCGCGCGATGCAACGCTTCCTGGAGCACGTCACCGATCTGCGCTTGCTCCTGCTGGTGCAGGGCGATCAGCCGCGCTATCGGCTGGTGGAAACCCACCGTAAACGCATTGATAACGGCGAGCGCAGCGTGCTGGTGGGGTTACAGTCCTTTGCGGAAGGGCTTGATTTGAAAGGTGACTACCTGACGCAGGTGCATATCCATAAAATTGCCTTCCCGCCCATCGACAGCCCGGTGGTGATCACCGAAGGCGAATGGCTGAAAAGCCTGAACCGTTATCCGTTTGAAGTGCAAAGCCTGCCTGCGGCGTCGTTTAACCTTATTCAGCAGGTCGGGCGCTTGATCCGTAGCCACGGCTGCTGGGGCGAGGTGGTGATTTATGACAAACGACTGCTCACCAAAAACTACGGCCAACGGCTGCTGAATGCGCTGCCGATCTTCCCGATTGAGCAGCCAGAAGTGCCGGAGGTAAAAAAACGCCCGGCAAAACCCTCTGCCGGGCGTACAAAAAGCATCCGTGCAAAGAGGCGCGGTCCTACTGGTAAGTGA
- a CDS encoding fimbrial protein encodes MKKTIAFLTMGLLAQAHADDIQIQMTGNIYANTCIIDSASRNLTVDLGQTVSGSFKDVGDTGEWKDFSLSVSHCPATLALATAFFYGQADSVHPTKFANIGSAKGLALELADRQDKILIAPQAAFNAAINPSDHTATFPLSARYYATSMPVTAGTFSSVIQVTFTYQ; translated from the coding sequence ATGAAAAAGACAATCGCGTTTCTGACGATGGGCTTACTGGCCCAGGCCCACGCAGACGATATTCAGATCCAGATGACGGGAAATATTTACGCCAATACCTGCATCATTGACAGCGCCAGCCGCAACCTGACGGTGGACTTAGGCCAGACGGTGTCGGGCAGTTTTAAAGACGTGGGGGATACCGGCGAGTGGAAAGACTTTTCCCTGTCAGTATCGCACTGTCCTGCCACGCTGGCGCTTGCCACGGCCTTTTTCTATGGCCAGGCAGACAGCGTGCATCCGACCAAATTTGCCAATATCGGCAGCGCAAAGGGGCTGGCGCTGGAGCTGGCAGACCGGCAGGACAAAATACTGATTGCCCCGCAGGCCGCCTTTAACGCCGCCATCAATCCGAGCGACCACACGGCAACCTTTCCCCTGTCCGCGCGCTACTACGCCACCTCAATGCCCGTCACTGCCGGGACGTTCAGCAGCGTGATTCAGGTGACATTCACTTACCAGTAG
- a CDS encoding fimbrial protein, giving the protein MQMIKQCFFLLVLGTAALFMPHAKATCTTPDLPKMINMASISVPTTLAVGATIPGTEQSVHVTGHCDQSIDSGLEIVSCYYGTGAEIPGLKGVYESGVPGVGVALMNDQGQRISGAGGVQCDSRGTPVGYVSGDGTQSFNFDVTLELVKTSDAVTSGTLVQSQTEFGIGVFGHEGIGSPNHIAYAGNVILHQVTCSVSPKNLTVNLGDFPVSDFMSVGFLFSPAQTFNITVNCDTTVQPELKITSANGYETAFEGVIKLTKQTGMATGVGVRMLFDDRIATFDTYVNTQSQAVANETLEIPFQVRYEQINDVVTPGPANTVATITLAYK; this is encoded by the coding sequence ATGCAAATGATTAAACAGTGCTTTTTCTTACTGGTTCTGGGAACCGCCGCGTTATTTATGCCGCATGCGAAGGCGACCTGCACCACGCCGGATCTGCCCAAAATGATTAACATGGCCTCCATTTCTGTCCCGACGACGCTGGCGGTTGGTGCAACCATTCCGGGTACAGAGCAGAGCGTTCATGTTACCGGGCACTGCGATCAGAGTATCGACAGCGGACTGGAAATTGTCTCGTGTTACTACGGTACCGGAGCGGAAATTCCGGGGCTGAAGGGAGTATACGAATCCGGCGTACCGGGTGTCGGGGTCGCATTGATGAACGATCAGGGTCAGCGAATCAGCGGAGCAGGCGGAGTACAGTGCGATTCACGCGGAACGCCTGTTGGCTATGTTTCTGGCGATGGCACACAGTCGTTTAACTTTGACGTCACGCTTGAACTGGTCAAAACAAGCGACGCCGTGACCTCCGGCACGCTGGTGCAGTCTCAGACCGAATTCGGCATTGGCGTTTTCGGTCACGAAGGGATCGGCAGCCCTAACCATATTGCGTATGCAGGTAACGTCATTTTGCATCAGGTCACCTGCTCTGTTTCGCCAAAAAATCTCACCGTTAATTTGGGTGATTTTCCCGTCAGTGATTTTATGAGCGTGGGTTTTTTATTCAGCCCCGCTCAAACGTTTAATATCACCGTTAACTGTGACACAACCGTTCAGCCTGAGCTAAAAATCACCAGTGCTAACGGCTACGAGACGGCATTCGAGGGGGTGATCAAACTGACGAAGCAGACAGGCATGGCAACGGGCGTCGGGGTGAGAATGCTGTTTGATGACCGCATTGCGACCTTTGATACCTACGTCAACACTCAAAGCCAGGCCGTTGCCAATGAAACGCTGGAGATCCCCTTTCAGGTTCGCTACGAGCAGATCAACGATGTGGTGACGCCCGGCCCCGCCAACACCGTAGCAACCATCACTCTCGCCTATAAGTGA